Proteins encoded by one window of Archaeoglobus veneficus SNP6:
- a CDS encoding SAM-dependent methyltransferase has translation MNPEEIISRFIAENGPVSFRDFVWLLLYHPEVGYYVRCEYEDNYEKCLRRVALEAAVEDMLEKCGGDIIELRTLNDVEGLEDGFTGVVVANEFFTSLPFHLVDGGKEVYVDSELTEILRDPSEDLRSFLEYAAPYIEVTRFPACVDAAKIVERIGEAIEKGFLIAIDYGLPVEEYYSRKLRIACFSEDSFGHNPYSHVGQQAVAAPIDFTALMEWGSRSGLCLTGFTSYRYFLLNTIGEDEMEEPSSFKSIAMPVTLKVLVMHKGMRWQKLKCLQSVPSFGYWNRYNYEITNDYESGD, from the coding sequence ATGAACCCTGAAGAGATAATCTCCCGGTTTATAGCGGAAAATGGCCCTGTTAGCTTCAGGGACTTCGTCTGGCTTCTCCTCTACCATCCCGAGGTAGGATACTACGTGAGATGCGAGTACGAAGACAACTACGAAAAGTGCCTCAGGAGAGTGGCACTCGAAGCAGCGGTTGAGGATATGCTCGAAAAGTGTGGTGGGGACATCATCGAGCTGAGAACACTGAACGACGTTGAAGGGCTTGAAGATGGCTTTACAGGCGTTGTAGTTGCCAACGAGTTCTTTACGTCTCTTCCATTTCACCTCGTAGATGGAGGAAAAGAAGTCTATGTCGATTCTGAACTTACAGAAATCCTCAGAGATCCCTCTGAAGATCTTCGTAGCTTTCTCGAATACGCAGCCCCTTATATAGAGGTTACGCGCTTTCCTGCATGTGTTGACGCTGCGAAGATTGTCGAAAGAATCGGTGAGGCGATTGAGAAGGGTTTTCTTATAGCCATCGACTATGGTTTGCCCGTGGAGGAGTATTACTCGAGGAAACTCAGAATAGCGTGCTTCAGCGAGGACAGCTTTGGCCACAATCCCTACTCCCACGTGGGACAGCAGGCAGTGGCAGCCCCCATCGATTTCACAGCACTGATGGAGTGGGGTAGCCGTTCCGGATTATGCCTGACCGGCTTTACAAGTTACAGGTACTTTCTGCTCAACACTATAGGCGAGGACGAAATGGAGGAGCCCTCGAGCTTCAAGTCGATAGCCATGCCAGTGACGTTAAAGGTTCTCGTAATGCACAAAGGAATGAGGTGGCAAAAACTGAAGTGTCTGCAGAGTGTCCCCTCTTTCGGATACTGGAACCGCTACAACTACGAAATTACCAACGACTACGAGAGTGGAGACTGA
- a CDS encoding DUF61 family protein, whose protein sequence is MEEMMSERALARMIEAVNKHLPRQSKSLAELLQEEYPTIRARDGNEYLIERKELEFIAQHVDRDEWDKFSIPIILEMCNISGNVLVYVRNKRHAAFLKKAFGYDRFVDDVLVIYPYEMRPVRRKLKTASQVMFNVLSPSIPDEI, encoded by the coding sequence ATGGAGGAAATGATGTCGGAAAGAGCGCTTGCCAGAATGATTGAAGCTGTTAACAAGCACCTGCCGAGGCAGAGCAAGTCGCTTGCCGAACTTCTGCAGGAGGAGTATCCAACCATCAGGGCAAGGGATGGAAACGAGTACCTCATTGAGAGGAAGGAACTGGAGTTTATAGCCCAGCACGTTGACAGGGATGAGTGGGACAAGTTTAGCATCCCCATAATCCTCGAGATGTGCAACATTTCCGGAAACGTGCTCGTTTACGTGAGAAATAAGCGTCACGCTGCATTTCTGAAAAAGGCATTTGGCTATGACAGATTCGTCGATGACGTGCTCGTTATATATCCATACGAAATGCGCCCTGTGAGAAGAAAGCTCAAGACTGCATCACAGGTAATGTTCAACGTCCTGAGCCCGAGTATCCCGGACGAAATCTAA
- a CDS encoding nitroreductase family protein encodes MVEMRECLKLIYDRVSIRRYQPAEVPDDVILEILNAGNAAPSAGNLQARDFIVVKDPATKKKLAIAALEQMFIADAPVVIVVCANYPRSMRIYGDRGRLYAEQDATAAVENILLAAHALGLGAVWVGAFHEVAVSNILGIPEYARPIAIVPIGYPAEKPERRSRYPIQELTHWGRW; translated from the coding sequence ATGGTTGAAATGCGGGAGTGTCTAAAGCTTATTTACGACAGGGTTTCAATAAGAAGATACCAGCCCGCTGAAGTGCCTGACGACGTGATTCTTGAAATTCTGAATGCTGGTAACGCTGCTCCGTCAGCGGGAAACCTTCAGGCGAGAGATTTCATCGTTGTTAAAGACCCTGCCACGAAAAAGAAGCTTGCCATCGCTGCTCTTGAACAGATGTTTATCGCTGACGCGCCCGTCGTAATTGTTGTCTGTGCAAACTATCCAAGGAGTATGCGCATCTACGGCGACAGGGGAAGGCTCTACGCGGAGCAGGACGCGACGGCGGCAGTTGAAAACATACTGCTTGCAGCCCACGCCCTCGGGCTTGGAGCAGTCTGGGTTGGAGCGTTCCATGAGGTTGCCGTGTCAAACATCCTCGGGATTCCCGAATACGCAAGGCCGATAGCCATTGTTCCCATTGGCTACCCGGCAGAAAAGCCGGAGAGAAGAAGCAGGTATCCGATTCAGGAGCTAACGCACTGGGGGAGATGGTGA
- the nadA gene encoding quinolinate synthase NadA has translation MEIKKRILKLKDEKNAVILAHNYQNAEIQEIADFIGDSLELARTAAKTKADIIVFCGVDFMAETAAVLNPDKLVLIPSKDARCPMAAQLPPEKVVEAKRSGCPFVIYVNSYAASKAEADICCTSANAAKVVESLDSDTVMLGPDANLAWFAARKTGKKVIAVPSHGYCYVHKAFRIEDVRNARSAHPDAKIIVHPECDPEVQIAADFVGSTSQMYRYAMESDAEKFVVGTEIGLIERMRREIEGKEFIPLRHTTCIEMKLNTLERIHDVLLNEKNVVKIDLEIADGARKAIRRMLEVA, from the coding sequence ATGGAGATCAAAAAGCGGATACTCAAGCTAAAAGATGAAAAGAACGCCGTAATACTTGCGCACAATTACCAGAATGCAGAAATTCAGGAAATAGCTGATTTTATCGGAGATAGCCTTGAGCTGGCAAGGACTGCAGCTAAGACGAAGGCAGACATAATCGTCTTCTGCGGTGTTGACTTCATGGCTGAAACAGCAGCCGTTCTCAATCCTGATAAGCTCGTTCTGATTCCCTCAAAAGATGCAAGATGTCCAATGGCTGCCCAGCTTCCTCCGGAGAAGGTTGTGGAAGCAAAAAGGTCAGGATGTCCATTTGTAATTTACGTAAACAGCTATGCTGCGTCGAAAGCTGAGGCAGACATATGCTGCACGTCAGCCAACGCAGCGAAGGTGGTTGAATCTCTCGACAGCGATACGGTCATGCTTGGGCCCGACGCGAATCTTGCCTGGTTTGCAGCCAGAAAAACCGGAAAGAAGGTTATTGCTGTTCCTTCTCACGGCTACTGCTACGTCCACAAGGCGTTCCGAATTGAGGATGTCAGAAATGCACGCTCAGCCCATCCAGATGCGAAAATTATCGTTCATCCCGAGTGCGATCCCGAAGTACAGATCGCAGCAGACTTCGTTGGTTCGACGAGTCAGATGTACCGCTACGCAATGGAGAGTGATGCAGAGAAGTTTGTTGTTGGAACTGAAATCGGGCTGATAGAGCGTATGCGGAGAGAGATCGAGGGAAAGGAGTTCATACCTCTCAGACACACCACGTGTATAGAGATGAAGCTCAACACCCTCGAGAGAATCCACGATGTCCTCTTGAACGAGAAAAACGTGGTTAAAATTGATCTGGAGATTGCAGATGGAGCAAGGAAAGCAATAAGGAGAATGCTTGAGGTAGCCTGA
- the nadC gene encoding carboxylating nicotinate-nucleotide diphosphorylase → MFTIPRFIIEEHVRRFLEEDLYLGDITPVPKEDVKAKIVAKQRGVVAGIEVAKIAFEIVGVEVIEALRDGEEVERGQTVMAVTGRAGDVLMAERTVLNILMRMSGIATTTRDIVEKAKKINPSIRVAATRKTTPGFRLFEKIAVVIGGGDPHRFNLGDCVLIKDNHITVSGGVGKAIRLAKAASFTKKIEIEVRTVDEAIAAAREGADIIMFDNMDADEIRKAVETLEQLGLRDKVILEASGGIRPENVEEYASTGVDVLSSGYIIHSAKPVDMSLYISSEDSG, encoded by the coding sequence ATGTTCACTATTCCCCGCTTCATAATCGAAGAACACGTTAGGCGATTTCTTGAGGAAGACCTGTATCTTGGGGATATCACTCCTGTTCCCAAGGAGGATGTTAAGGCGAAAATAGTCGCAAAGCAGCGAGGAGTTGTTGCAGGCATTGAAGTTGCGAAAATAGCCTTTGAAATCGTCGGGGTTGAAGTTATTGAAGCTTTGAGAGACGGGGAAGAAGTTGAGAGAGGACAGACAGTAATGGCAGTTACAGGCAGGGCGGGAGACGTTCTCATGGCTGAAAGGACAGTGCTAAATATTCTCATGCGCATGAGCGGGATAGCTACGACAACGAGAGATATTGTCGAGAAGGCAAAGAAGATCAACCCATCCATCAGAGTGGCTGCGACGAGGAAAACTACACCAGGGTTCAGACTTTTCGAGAAAATAGCCGTCGTTATAGGTGGTGGCGACCCACACCGCTTTAACCTCGGTGACTGTGTTTTAATAAAGGACAATCACATCACAGTATCGGGAGGCGTTGGGAAGGCGATACGGCTTGCAAAAGCTGCGAGCTTCACGAAGAAAATCGAGATCGAAGTCAGAACAGTCGATGAGGCGATTGCTGCAGCAAGAGAGGGGGCGGACATAATCATGTTTGACAACATGGACGCTGACGAGATTAGGAAGGCAGTGGAAACTCTTGAACAGCTCGGCCTGAGAGACAAGGTAATCCTCGAAGCTTCAGGGGGAATAAGGCCAGAGAACGTAGAAGAGTACGCTTCGACGGGCGTTGATGTCCTTTCATCCGGTTACATTATTCACTCCGCAAAGCCTGTGGACATGAGTCTTTACATTAGTTCAGAAGATTCAGGATAA
- a CDS encoding aspartate dehydrogenase, protein MRVGVIGCGAISSVIVGAAVSEGFANIVALFDRHVDRAERLATRCNAIAAKTFDEFLEVEMDVVVEAASQQAVAMYAERVLEKADLMIMSVGALADGKLLKRIIEAAERNSHKIYLPSGAVAGIDALKAVADLIEEVVLTTRKNPESLKGAPFFESAGIKPEDIKEETLLFEGSAREAVVLFPQNINVAAIVSLAGVGFDRTKVRIIADPGLRTNIHEIRAKGSFGEIVTTTNNVPSPQNPKTSYLAALSAVRTLKNLRQKIVIGT, encoded by the coding sequence ATGCGGGTTGGAGTTATTGGTTGCGGGGCGATAAGCAGCGTTATAGTCGGTGCTGCGGTAAGCGAGGGATTTGCAAATATAGTCGCCCTCTTCGACAGACATGTTGATAGGGCTGAAAGGCTTGCCACCAGATGTAATGCTATAGCAGCGAAAACCTTTGACGAATTTCTCGAAGTAGAAATGGATGTTGTTGTTGAGGCTGCATCCCAGCAGGCCGTTGCCATGTACGCGGAGAGAGTTCTCGAAAAAGCCGATCTGATGATAATGTCCGTCGGAGCTCTCGCGGACGGTAAACTGTTGAAAAGAATTATAGAAGCAGCGGAAAGGAACTCTCACAAGATCTATCTGCCCTCGGGGGCAGTTGCAGGAATAGATGCCCTTAAAGCCGTTGCGGATCTGATAGAGGAAGTCGTTCTTACGACGAGAAAGAACCCTGAAAGTCTTAAGGGAGCGCCGTTCTTCGAATCGGCCGGAATCAAGCCGGAGGATATTAAAGAGGAAACTCTTCTCTTCGAAGGGAGCGCGAGGGAAGCAGTAGTGCTTTTCCCCCAGAACATAAACGTTGCCGCAATAGTTAGCCTTGCCGGGGTGGGCTTTGACAGAACGAAAGTCAGGATAATCGCCGATCCCGGACTAAGGACGAACATTCACGAGATAAGGGCAAAAGGCTCCTTTGGTGAGATCGTAACTACAACAAACAACGTTCCATCTCCACAGAATCCCAAGACAAGCTACCTTGCTGCACTGTCTGCTGTGAGAACTCTTAAGAACTTGAGACAGAAGATTGTAATCGGGACCTGA
- the tatC gene encoding twin-arginine translocase subunit TatC, translating to MADFTASEAAEVLLAIRMKLIKVLAIIAITWAIVFAFVADPLLTKVVDDLYPGNVEQSRNLEEISHVSSELKRIASILDSYVANPNNESAMKNASQALKELSKIALKVSASPIYLRPLEGLILKLKISLIFGIVVALPYILHLSYRTLKTRTDLLENVSVTKSQAVRYGLVSAILFVLGVIYGYFLLKFFLVFLYGSAEKQGVIPLYSLSEFVSFVVLMLTIFGIVFQMPLVMLFLVGNSIVEYRTLTYYRRHFYVTFFVIGAAITPPDVFTQLMVALPMVVFFELSLLLTRIVHRDKIKGAKV from the coding sequence ATGGCAGATTTTACTGCGAGCGAGGCAGCTGAAGTACTTCTTGCCATTAGAATGAAGCTCATCAAGGTCCTTGCTATCATCGCTATTACGTGGGCGATAGTCTTCGCTTTCGTTGCAGATCCTCTTCTTACAAAGGTCGTGGATGACCTCTATCCCGGAAATGTAGAACAGAGCAGAAACCTGGAGGAAATTTCTCACGTTTCAAGTGAGCTAAAAAGAATTGCAAGTATCCTCGATAGTTATGTAGCGAATCCAAACAACGAGTCGGCTATGAAAAATGCATCTCAGGCGTTGAAAGAGCTTTCAAAGATAGCTTTGAAAGTTAGTGCCTCACCCATATACCTGAGACCCCTTGAAGGGCTGATTTTGAAGCTTAAAATCTCGCTAATATTTGGAATTGTTGTAGCTCTGCCATACATTTTGCACCTTTCCTATAGAACCTTAAAAACGAGAACAGATTTGCTGGAAAATGTTTCAGTTACAAAAAGCCAGGCAGTTAGGTATGGTTTGGTATCGGCTATTCTCTTTGTACTCGGTGTGATCTACGGCTATTTCCTTCTGAAGTTCTTTCTGGTATTTCTCTACGGTAGCGCTGAGAAACAGGGAGTAATTCCCCTGTATTCTCTTTCTGAATTTGTCAGCTTTGTTGTGTTGATGCTCACGATTTTTGGCATCGTTTTTCAGATGCCTCTTGTGATGCTCTTTCTCGTCGGAAACAGCATAGTCGAATACAGAACGCTGACGTACTACAGAAGACACTTCTACGTGACATTCTTTGTGATAGGGGCTGCAATAACTCCACCAGACGTTTTCACGCAGTTAATGGTAGCCCTTCCAATGGTTGTCTTCTTCGAGTTGAGTTTGCTCCTGACGAGGATCGTGCACCGGGATAAGATTAAGGGGGCAAAGGTTTAA
- a CDS encoding SAM hydrolase/SAM-dependent halogenase family protein, with translation MVKKFNAITFLTDFGDFYPGVMKGVILGIAPDAKIIDITHGVEPQNVYQGAFLLLHSYRFFPPSIHVAVIDPGVGSSRRAIAIECKNHLFIGPDNGILYPACVDDGIRRVWKIIEDKTFTFASSSTTFHGRDVFAPAAALAFEGKLEDVAEEIETEEMKKLELYDCRVSGDEIHCRILFVDRFGNAVTNVPADLVKKLDAKGFYIGSAEFPLVKTYSCVEEGEPLALIGSFDTLELSVRNGDASRTYDLKSGKVVLKWRK, from the coding sequence ATGGTGAAGAAGTTCAACGCCATTACGTTCCTGACGGACTTCGGAGACTTTTATCCCGGAGTAATGAAAGGAGTTATCCTCGGCATAGCTCCCGACGCAAAGATAATTGATATTACGCACGGAGTTGAGCCTCAGAACGTATATCAGGGAGCTTTTCTACTCCTCCATTCCTACCGATTCTTTCCTCCCTCCATTCATGTTGCCGTCATCGATCCGGGCGTTGGAAGCAGCAGGAGAGCAATAGCTATCGAATGCAAAAATCACCTCTTCATCGGCCCAGACAACGGCATTCTCTATCCTGCGTGCGTGGATGATGGAATAAGAAGGGTATGGAAGATAATTGAAGACAAAACGTTCACCTTTGCATCCAGCTCAACAACCTTTCACGGAAGGGACGTCTTCGCCCCCGCTGCAGCCCTTGCCTTCGAGGGTAAGCTGGAGGATGTGGCTGAAGAAATTGAAACAGAGGAAATGAAAAAGCTGGAGCTGTACGATTGCAGGGTTAGCGGTGACGAAATTCACTGCCGGATTCTTTTTGTTGACAGGTTCGGTAATGCCGTTACCAATGTTCCAGCAGACCTCGTTAAAAAGCTGGATGCAAAAGGCTTTTACATTGGTAGTGCAGAATTTCCTCTCGTAAAAACGTACTCGTGTGTTGAAGAAGGCGAGCCCCTCGCACTGATAGGGAGCTTCGATACTCTCGAGCTTAGCGTTAGAAACGGGGATGCAAGCAGGACTTATGATCTGAAATCGGGAAAGGTGGTGCTTAAATGGAGGAAATGA